A genomic stretch from Fretibacterium sp. OH1220_COT-178 includes:
- a CDS encoding PAS domain-containing sensor histidine kinase produces MQEDRFSYQIFFERVFDPIALYRVEGESREVPNADRIFFVDVNPAYERVMRIVKRDIVGRNFLDVWPEAEACWSRIIVDCLRLGHTIHCEGESRDAGRYLEAIAFPLPRRRAAVIFMDKTEWKASDDALKRKQEELRALAAQLTLSEENTRRAIASDLHDRIGYELVVQLKMLRDLAGRDLPPDVRRKIGLLTLATERLISQSRSLIFELSPPVLKEVGLNPALEALAKSLLEPQGIKWSLRSRGTIGEFNADDAICVILYRMTRELLLNAIKHSGAARVTIIVNRGPGKIMVAVEDDGRGFDAGFSLEDAALARAAKGFGLFSIRERLQAIGGSVQIVSVPGRGATVAMSCPLKLRNGGFK; encoded by the coding sequence ATGCAGGAAGATCGTTTTTCGTACCAGATTTTTTTCGAGCGGGTGTTCGACCCCATCGCGCTTTACCGCGTCGAGGGCGAGTCCCGCGAGGTTCCGAACGCCGACAGGATCTTCTTCGTGGACGTCAACCCCGCCTACGAGCGGGTGATGAGGATCGTAAAGCGGGACATCGTGGGGCGCAACTTCCTCGACGTCTGGCCGGAGGCGGAGGCATGCTGGTCGCGGATCATCGTCGACTGCCTCCGTCTGGGACACACGATCCATTGCGAGGGCGAGAGCCGGGACGCGGGCAGATACCTCGAGGCGATCGCCTTTCCCCTGCCCCGGAGGCGGGCCGCCGTGATCTTCATGGACAAGACGGAATGGAAGGCCTCGGACGACGCGCTCAAGCGCAAGCAGGAGGAACTGCGCGCGCTGGCCGCCCAACTCACGCTCAGCGAGGAGAACACGCGCCGGGCCATCGCCTCGGACCTCCACGACCGCATCGGCTACGAGCTCGTCGTCCAGCTCAAAATGCTCCGCGACCTCGCGGGCCGCGACCTGCCGCCCGACGTCCGGAGGAAAATCGGGCTGCTGACCCTCGCCACCGAGCGCCTCATCTCCCAAAGCCGCAGCCTGATCTTCGAGCTGAGCCCGCCCGTCCTCAAGGAGGTGGGGCTCAATCCGGCGCTCGAAGCGCTGGCAAAGTCCCTGCTCGAACCGCAGGGCATCAAATGGAGCCTGCGCTCCCGGGGGACCATCGGGGAGTTCAACGCCGACGACGCCATCTGCGTCATCCTGTACCGCATGACCCGCGAGCTGCTGCTCAACGCGATCAAGCACTCCGGGGCGGCTCGGGTCACCATCATCGTCAATCGCGGCCCGGGAAAGATCATGGTCGCCGTCGAGGACGACGGACGAGGGTTCGATGCGGGCTTCAGCCTGGAGGACGCCGCCCTCGCCAGAGCCGCGAAGGGCTTCGGCCTCTTCAGCATCCGGGAACGCCTTCAGGCCATCGGCGGCAGCGTTCAGATCGTCTCCGTACCGGGCAGAGGCGCGACCGTGGCGATGTCCTGTCCGCTGAAGCTGAGGAATGGAGGGTTCAAATGA
- a CDS encoding amino acid ABC transporter permease: protein MDLDFVVQVFLRMLPALPRTLFITVVPFVAALFLGLLVTLPIVYRIPILRSFCSLYVSFFRGTPFIGQLFMIYFGLPRMFESLAAMDKFEGFMLTMALNSSAYLSEIIRGAFLAVDRGQIEAAKSINLRRMQTLRLIVIPQAIPVAVPGIVNILIDAIKGSSLAFTIGILDITAVAKIQAGITFRYFEAYMSMVLMYWLIVLVLERLQKRYESGLRPAAA from the coding sequence ATGGATCTCGACTTCGTGGTTCAGGTTTTTCTGAGGATGCTGCCGGCCCTGCCCAGGACGCTTTTCATCACCGTTGTGCCGTTTGTCGCGGCCCTCTTCCTGGGGTTGCTGGTGACCCTTCCGATCGTCTACAGGATCCCGATCCTGAGGTCGTTCTGCAGTCTCTATGTCTCCTTTTTTCGCGGCACGCCGTTCATCGGTCAGCTCTTCATGATCTATTTCGGCCTGCCGAGGATGTTCGAGTCCCTGGCCGCCATGGACAAGTTCGAGGGCTTCATGCTGACCATGGCGCTCAACTCGAGCGCCTATCTGAGCGAGATCATCCGGGGGGCCTTTTTGGCCGTGGACCGAGGCCAGATCGAGGCGGCAAAGTCGATCAACCTGAGGCGCATGCAGACGCTGAGGCTGATCGTCATCCCTCAGGCGATCCCCGTGGCCGTGCCCGGCATCGTCAATATCCTGATCGACGCCATAAAGGGATCCTCGCTGGCCTTCACGATAGGAATTCTGGACATCACCGCAGTCGCCAAGATACAGGCCGGCATCACCTTCCGCTATTTCGAGGCCTACATGTCGATGGTCCTGATGTACTGGCTCATCGTCCTGGTCCTGGAGCGGCTCCAGAAAAGATACGAGAGCGGTCTCAGGCCCGCTGCCGCGTGA
- a CDS encoding amino acid ABC transporter ATP-binding protein — translation MIKIRDIRKSFGSLEVLRGIDLDVGAGEVISIIGPSGTGKSTFLRCVNYLEEPEEGTIVFDDGKVFDFSQLGGELVYELRSHSSMVFQNFSLFANLTAGENIALHLRKVKKWRGDEVEERVAGLLRTMGLEDKRDNYPRQLSGGQQQRIAIARAMAIEPEIMLFDEPTSSLDPELVKYVLGVIRKLAEGNQTMLIVTHEMKFAQEVSDRVVFMEGGRILEEGDPKDIFERPRHDRIKEFLDLVRES, via the coding sequence ATGATCAAAATACGGGACATCAGAAAATCGTTTGGTTCCCTTGAGGTCCTCAGGGGGATCGATCTGGACGTCGGGGCCGGAGAGGTCATCTCCATCATCGGCCCTTCGGGGACGGGAAAATCCACGTTCCTGAGATGCGTCAATTACCTCGAGGAGCCCGAGGAGGGCACGATCGTCTTCGACGACGGCAAGGTCTTCGACTTCTCGCAGCTCGGAGGGGAGCTCGTCTATGAGCTTCGTTCCCACAGCTCCATGGTCTTTCAGAATTTTTCCCTGTTCGCGAATCTGACGGCGGGGGAGAATATCGCCCTGCACCTTCGGAAGGTCAAGAAGTGGAGGGGGGACGAGGTGGAGGAGCGTGTCGCCGGGCTCCTGCGGACCATGGGGCTGGAGGACAAGAGGGACAATTACCCGCGCCAGTTGTCCGGAGGGCAGCAGCAGCGCATCGCGATAGCTCGGGCGATGGCGATCGAACCGGAGATCATGCTGTTTGACGAGCCCACGTCGTCCCTGGATCCGGAGCTCGTCAAATACGTCCTGGGAGTCATCCGGAAGCTGGCGGAGGGCAACCAGACCATGCTGATCGTAACGCACGAGATGAAGTTCGCCCAGGAGGTCTCGGACCGGGTGGTCTTCATGGAGGGAGGGAGGATTCTGGAGGAAGGAGATCCCAAGGACATTTTCGAGCGCCCGAGGCACGACAGGATCAAGGAATTTCTGGATTTGGTGAGGGAGAGTTGA
- a CDS encoding substrate-binding domain-containing protein, which produces MKKYVGGIVSAVLFACMVLPALAADLNPMVARSVETVESQLGDLSKIAGGKKIGVLVITLANPYWTEMKKRYEEWAHQMGVTVEILAAPTEGDLKSQLDTLETMVAKGYDAIVVTPMDPFNLIPGILKANEKGIPIVCSGPAVDAKALKDAGGHLDGWISATFLDQGRLAAEDMVEKLGEAGGSVAIIEGIPGAGQSEARKRGASEVFEKAPQVSIVSVQPGKWNRNLAFDIATGLIKANPGLRGIYCANDVMALAAADALLAAGKREGVLIYGTDFIPEAREAIRARKLQGSTTFSQAAWTRGALVFALKLASKASDLPDRLDIPILLATPDNISDFDGWK; this is translated from the coding sequence ATGAAAAAGTATGTGGGTGGAATCGTGTCGGCCGTTCTTTTTGCCTGTATGGTCCTTCCGGCCCTGGCTGCGGACCTGAACCCGATGGTGGCGAGATCCGTCGAAACCGTGGAATCGCAGCTGGGGGATCTCTCGAAGATCGCCGGCGGCAAAAAGATCGGCGTGCTGGTCATCACTCTGGCCAACCCCTATTGGACCGAGATGAAAAAGCGCTACGAGGAGTGGGCCCATCAGATGGGGGTGACGGTGGAGATCCTCGCCGCCCCGACGGAGGGGGACCTGAAATCCCAGCTGGACACCCTGGAGACGATGGTGGCCAAGGGGTACGACGCGATCGTCGTGACGCCCATGGACCCCTTCAACCTGATCCCCGGCATTCTGAAGGCGAATGAAAAGGGGATCCCCATCGTCTGTTCCGGACCTGCCGTCGACGCCAAGGCGCTGAAGGACGCGGGCGGGCATCTGGACGGCTGGATCAGCGCCACGTTCCTGGACCAGGGGCGCCTTGCGGCGGAGGATATGGTCGAAAAGCTCGGGGAGGCCGGCGGCTCCGTCGCGATCATCGAGGGCATTCCGGGCGCGGGGCAGAGCGAGGCCCGCAAGAGGGGCGCGAGCGAGGTTTTCGAAAAGGCTCCCCAAGTCTCGATCGTCTCCGTGCAGCCGGGGAAGTGGAACCGCAACCTGGCGTTCGACATCGCCACGGGGCTGATCAAGGCCAACCCCGGGCTGAGGGGGATCTACTGCGCCAACGACGTCATGGCGCTGGCCGCGGCCGACGCCCTGCTGGCGGCGGGAAAGCGCGAAGGGGTCCTGATCTACGGGACGGACTTCATCCCGGAGGCCCGGGAGGCGATACGCGCGAGGAAGCTCCAGGGGTCGACCACCTTCTCTCAAGCGGCCTGGACCCGGGGCGCGCTCGTCTTCGCGCTGAAGCTGGCGTCGAAGGCGTCCGACCTGCCCGATCGGCTGGACATCCCCATTTTATTGGCGACGCCCGACAACATCTCCGATTTCGACGGCTGGAAGTGA
- a CDS encoding ABC transporter permease produces the protein MFKSRGRNFWLVLSLAVFVTFFSVWSPHFADLENMLGILDQSSINIVVAVGMTLVVASAGIDLSVGAGVAMVGVLMAALLKEGLAPSAAIGAGLLAGGLIGVLNAFLIVKVRVTPFMATLTMMNLVAGATLILTQGIPIYGFSPEFAWIGRGKPGGVPVSVWIAGGVFLAGFCIVRFTRLGLYALALGSNEEALRRVGVPTGLYKGALYALSGVGAAAASVVLTAKLNSAEPLAGAMVEMNAIATVILGGTGIRGGRANMVGTLLAGLILGVLRNGLVLVGVSSYYQQFATGIIILVAIVVSEVRRRGE, from the coding sequence ATGTTTAAGTCGCGGGGGCGGAATTTCTGGCTCGTCCTGAGCCTTGCCGTCTTTGTGACGTTCTTTTCCGTCTGGTCGCCCCATTTCGCCGACCTGGAAAACATGCTCGGCATCCTCGACCAGAGCAGCATCAACATCGTCGTCGCCGTTGGCATGACGCTGGTCGTCGCCTCCGCCGGCATCGATCTGTCGGTCGGGGCCGGCGTGGCGATGGTCGGCGTCCTGATGGCGGCCCTCTTGAAGGAGGGCCTGGCGCCGTCGGCTGCGATCGGTGCGGGGCTGCTCGCCGGCGGGCTGATCGGCGTCCTGAACGCCTTTTTGATCGTCAAGGTCCGGGTCACCCCGTTCATGGCGACGCTCACCATGATGAATCTGGTGGCCGGGGCGACGCTGATCCTCACGCAGGGCATCCCGATCTACGGCTTCTCCCCGGAGTTCGCCTGGATCGGCCGGGGCAAGCCGGGGGGCGTTCCCGTTTCGGTCTGGATCGCGGGGGGCGTTTTTCTGGCCGGTTTCTGCATCGTGCGCTTCACCCGTCTCGGGCTCTATGCCCTGGCCCTGGGCAGCAACGAGGAGGCGCTTCGGCGTGTCGGCGTCCCCACGGGCCTCTATAAAGGGGCTCTGTACGCGCTGTCCGGGGTCGGGGCGGCGGCGGCCTCCGTCGTGCTGACCGCCAAGCTGAACAGCGCCGAGCCGCTGGCCGGGGCGATGGTGGAGATGAACGCGATCGCGACCGTGATTTTGGGGGGAACCGGCATCCGCGGCGGCCGCGCGAACATGGTGGGGACGCTGCTGGCGGGGCTGATCCTGGGGGTCCTGAGGAACGGCCTGGTCCTGGTGGGGGTCTCCTCCTACTATCAGCAGTTCGCTACCGGGATCATCATTCTGGTCGCCATCGTCGTCTCGGAGGTGAGGAGAAGAGGGGAGTGA
- a CDS encoding substrate-binding domain-containing protein, whose protein sequence is MKARDRSGKHRVGVLLCDTENPFWRTKIELYGALADSYGFDVSFRAAEDPKDPEGQCRELSAMRDEAYDAVILNPLTERNLLPALAGLPFPVFDVGPKCDPERTAGIADYFPLTAADFEEQGHLAGRALVSASEPDGESWAVILGGFCDARHSSMRCRGALRAFRKAFAPRHIVTVHADFDRGEARRAARALLPRLDVRAVFCANDLMALGVLDALSESPGASVPVGGVDAIPEALEALRDGRLFCTVSLPHEEVVRGVYRAVAERLAGAPVSGGPLGRSVLLRRS, encoded by the coding sequence ATGAAGGCGCGCGACCGGTCCGGAAAACACAGAGTCGGCGTCCTGCTCTGCGATACCGAAAACCCCTTCTGGAGGACGAAGATCGAACTTTACGGGGCGTTGGCGGATTCCTACGGCTTTGACGTCAGTTTCCGGGCGGCCGAGGACCCGAAAGATCCCGAGGGGCAGTGCCGCGAGCTGTCTGCGATGAGGGACGAGGCGTACGACGCCGTCATCCTCAATCCTCTGACGGAGCGGAACCTGCTTCCCGCCCTGGCCGGCCTGCCCTTTCCCGTCTTCGACGTGGGGCCGAAGTGCGACCCCGAAAGGACGGCGGGGATCGCGGACTACTTTCCCCTCACGGCCGCGGATTTCGAGGAGCAGGGACATCTGGCGGGGCGGGCTTTGGTCTCCGCCTCGGAGCCCGACGGCGAGTCCTGGGCGGTGATTTTGGGGGGATTCTGCGATGCCAGGCACTCCTCGATGCGCTGTCGCGGCGCCCTCAGGGCCTTTCGCAAGGCCTTTGCTCCCCGGCACATCGTCACGGTCCACGCGGACTTCGACCGCGGCGAGGCCCGCAGGGCCGCGAGGGCGCTCCTGCCCAGGCTGGACGTCCGGGCCGTATTCTGTGCCAACGACCTGATGGCCCTGGGCGTACTGGACGCCCTTTCGGAGTCCCCCGGCGCTTCCGTGCCGGTGGGCGGCGTGGACGCCATTCCCGAGGCGTTGGAGGCTCTGCGGGACGGCAGGCTGTTTTGCACGGTGAGCCTCCCTCACGAGGAGGTCGTGCGCGGCGTTTATCGGGCCGTCGCCGAGCGGCTGGCGGGAGCTCCGGTCTCCGGGGGGCCCCTGGGGCGGTCCGTACTTTTGAGGAGGTCCTGA
- a CDS encoding response regulator, protein MSIRVLLADDHELFLEGLKELILKVSDIELVGQARDGLEALELTERMKPDVVVMDMTMPRLNGIHATHQIGENFPEVRVLVLSMHSDRELIVESLKAGARGYILKECASDELYKAIHAVMTGQYYLTPSVLPPLIEDYLRLLQVEENSSACPLSDRERDVLRLLVKGLNAKQIAARLDISKNTVDTHRRRIMDKVGCNSMAELTRYAIREGYLDLS, encoded by the coding sequence ATGAGCATCCGCGTGCTTCTCGCCGACGATCACGAGCTTTTTCTCGAGGGCCTGAAGGAACTGATCCTCAAGGTTTCCGACATCGAGCTGGTCGGACAGGCCCGGGATGGGCTGGAGGCCCTGGAGCTGACGGAGCGGATGAAACCGGACGTCGTCGTGATGGACATGACCATGCCGCGCCTCAACGGGATACACGCGACCCATCAGATCGGCGAGAACTTTCCCGAGGTCAGGGTCCTGGTCCTGTCCATGCACAGCGACCGCGAACTCATCGTCGAGAGCCTCAAGGCCGGGGCCCGGGGCTACATCCTCAAGGAATGCGCCTCCGACGAACTTTACAAGGCCATTCATGCCGTCATGACGGGGCAGTACTATCTGACCCCCTCGGTACTGCCCCCGTTGATCGAGGACTACCTGCGCCTGCTGCAGGTGGAGGAGAACTCGTCCGCCTGTCCCCTTTCCGACCGCGAGCGGGATGTTCTGAGGCTGCTCGTCAAGGGCCTGAACGCCAAGCAGATCGCCGCGCGGCTCGACATCAGCAAGAACACCGTCGACACGCACCGGCGGCGCATCATGGACAAGGTGGGATGCAACAGCATGGCCGAGCTGACCCGCTACGCGATCCGCGAGGGATACCTCGACCTGAGCTGA
- a CDS encoding ABC transporter substrate-binding protein, translated as MKRKGYVVLFCAIAFFVSCAAAFAMTPEEEDAAWKKEPAYGKTIRIGYNGGLCLGTFGIAQMKGFYEAEGLKTEITRYQGGSSAQGDAIGTGKIDVAGDHIATLLIPAVNGVRMKFTSGIHTGCKSLCVLNEGPIKSTKDLVGKTISVPDGIGASDQNITMRLLSRDGIDPVKDVKYKVADAGASVLALQKGEIHAALLSDQFIQKFLDDGTLRVVRTITHDPDFKDECCCIHAVNLDLYENNPITVKKLTRAHEKAKEWIMNNREEAVRVLQENNWASGERELVQKIFDTFNYSMSDAATEDTLVKVIEDYKVYGLLDKSVETREILNKVWDPVLGDK; from the coding sequence ATGAAGAGGAAGGGGTATGTTGTGCTGTTTTGTGCGATCGCTTTTTTTGTGTCCTGCGCCGCGGCTTTTGCCATGACGCCGGAGGAGGAGGATGCCGCCTGGAAGAAGGAACCTGCCTACGGAAAGACCATCCGCATCGGGTACAACGGCGGGCTGTGCCTGGGGACCTTCGGTATCGCCCAGATGAAGGGGTTCTACGAGGCCGAAGGACTGAAGACCGAGATCACCCGTTATCAGGGAGGCAGCAGCGCTCAGGGAGACGCCATCGGTACGGGCAAGATCGACGTGGCGGGCGACCACATTGCAACCCTGCTGATCCCGGCGGTCAATGGGGTCCGCATGAAGTTCACCTCGGGCATCCACACCGGCTGCAAATCGCTGTGCGTGCTGAACGAGGGGCCGATCAAGAGCACCAAGGACCTTGTCGGCAAGACCATCTCGGTTCCGGATGGCATCGGTGCCTCCGACCAGAACATCACCATGCGCCTGCTGAGCCGTGACGGTATCGACCCCGTCAAGGACGTCAAGTACAAGGTGGCCGATGCCGGAGCCTCGGTGCTGGCCCTTCAAAAGGGGGAAATTCACGCCGCTCTGCTGAGCGATCAGTTTATCCAGAAATTCCTGGACGACGGAACGCTGCGAGTCGTCAGGACCATCACGCACGACCCCGATTTCAAGGACGAGTGCTGCTGCATTCACGCCGTCAATCTGGACCTCTACGAGAACAACCCCATTACGGTTAAAAAGCTGACCCGTGCCCATGAAAAGGCCAAGGAATGGATCATGAACAACCGCGAGGAGGCCGTCCGGGTTTTGCAGGAAAACAATTGGGCCTCCGGAGAGCGCGAGCTAGTCCAGAAGATCTTCGATACTTTCAACTACTCCATGAGCGACGCGGCTACCGAGGATACTCTGGTCAAGGTCATCGAGGACTACAAGGTCTACGGTTTGCTCGATAAATCCGTGGAGACCCGGGAAATTCTGAACAAGGTGTGGGACCCGGTGCTCGGGGACAAATGA
- a CDS encoding transporter substrate-binding domain-containing protein, with translation MKKTALVLSVLAVFFASCAYGAPSEKRTLRVGMDGSTSGFSVLNDKGELEGFEVDVWREIAKRNGCEVKFEQMPFSSLLGMISDGRLDTVANTLAPTEKRKETYNFSIPYLYDEQNLMSAPSVQAKTFKDLDGMSIGMVPGSVDEEFVEKIQRENNITVKKVYFDDTAIQDVVMGKVDACVQSQTIAIEAIQRFGADKIKVLIGSGIYFESAYPFAKTPEGDALREMTDKTLTAMKEDGTLKSISEKWFDFDFTVKH, from the coding sequence ATGAAGAAGACAGCGTTGGTGCTATCCGTTCTGGCCGTATTTTTTGCTTCGTGCGCTTATGGGGCCCCGTCGGAGAAGAGGACGTTGAGGGTGGGCATGGACGGGTCGACGTCCGGCTTTTCGGTCCTGAACGACAAGGGAGAGCTGGAGGGCTTCGAGGTCGACGTCTGGAGGGAGATCGCCAAGAGGAACGGCTGCGAGGTCAAGTTCGAGCAGATGCCGTTCTCGAGCCTGCTGGGGATGATCTCGGACGGGCGCCTGGATACGGTCGCCAACACGTTGGCCCCCACGGAGAAGCGGAAGGAGACCTACAACTTCAGCATCCCCTACCTCTATGACGAGCAGAACCTGATGTCGGCCCCCTCGGTGCAGGCCAAGACGTTCAAGGACCTCGACGGGATGAGCATCGGGATGGTCCCCGGCTCCGTCGACGAGGAGTTCGTCGAAAAGATCCAGAGGGAGAACAACATCACGGTCAAGAAGGTCTATTTCGACGATACCGCCATACAGGATGTCGTGATGGGGAAGGTCGACGCCTGCGTTCAGTCCCAGACCATCGCCATCGAGGCCATTCAGCGCTTCGGGGCGGACAAGATCAAGGTGCTGATCGGCAGCGGGATCTATTTCGAGAGCGCCTATCCCTTCGCCAAGACCCCCGAGGGCGACGCCTTGAGGGAGATGACCGACAAGACGCTCACGGCCATGAAGGAGGACGGAACCCTCAAGAGCATTTCCGAGAAGTGGTTCGACTTCGACTTTACCGTCAAGCACTGA
- a CDS encoding ABC transporter ATP-binding protein: MLRLQNVYKSFARTDANDVTHALSAIDLKVEDGEFVSIVGPSGCGKSTILRLVAGLIVPTSGTLTLNGVPITKPDPERGMVFQRPTLFPWLTVEQNLNFSPRMLKRGNAMKEEAERLLDLAGLAEFRNDFPHQLSGGMAQRLALIRTMINNPKVFLLDEPLGALDAFTRMHMQDELLGLWQRSGHMMLMVTHDIDEALYLGTRVVVMAPRPGRIRVDISNTMPYPRNRTSAAFLQYRKEVLEMLDFGHAEAG, encoded by the coding sequence TTGCTTCGGCTGCAAAACGTCTATAAAAGTTTTGCACGGACCGATGCAAACGACGTGACCCATGCCCTCAGCGCCATCGATCTGAAGGTGGAGGACGGGGAATTCGTGTCGATTGTGGGCCCGTCCGGCTGCGGCAAATCCACGATCCTGCGGCTCGTCGCCGGCTTGATCGTTCCGACGAGCGGAACGCTGACCCTCAACGGGGTTCCCATCACGAAGCCGGATCCCGAACGGGGGATGGTCTTTCAGAGGCCGACCCTCTTTCCCTGGCTCACCGTGGAGCAGAACCTGAATTTCAGTCCGCGGATGTTGAAGCGGGGGAACGCGATGAAGGAGGAGGCGGAGCGACTGCTGGATTTGGCGGGCCTGGCGGAGTTTCGGAACGATTTTCCCCATCAGCTCTCGGGCGGCATGGCCCAGAGGCTGGCCCTGATCCGGACGATGATCAACAATCCGAAGGTCTTTCTGCTCGACGAACCCCTGGGGGCGCTCGACGCCTTTACCCGTATGCACATGCAGGACGAATTGCTGGGGCTGTGGCAGCGTTCGGGGCACATGATGCTCATGGTTACCCACGACATCGACGAGGCCCTGTACCTGGGAACCCGGGTTGTCGTGATGGCTCCGCGGCCGGGGCGTATCCGGGTGGATATCTCGAACACGATGCCCTATCCGCGCAACCGGACGAGCGCCGCGTTCCTGCAATACAGGAAGGAGGTTCTGGAGATGCTCGACTTCGGGCATGCCGAGGCCGGTTGA
- a CDS encoding ATP-binding cassette domain-containing protein, translated as MTTKNNDLSRDCFLRVEGLSKKYGNVMALRDVGLEIPARGIVGLIGDNGAGKSTLLKCLSGTIAPDGGRIEIGGRSFAGLTPRESLSCGIAAVYQDLALVDELDAASNIFLGMEPLRLGFILDRGRMYREAVAVLDSLGIALPSVRVDAGRLSGGQRQAIAIARAVVRGSRSGGRGLILFDEPTAAMGVRESAAILGILSGLRERGYGLLCISHNIPQIFDLADRICVMRAGEVVWMGDKAATSVERVLSLLSGVRADV; from the coding sequence GTGACGACCAAAAACAACGACCTCTCGCGGGATTGCTTCCTGCGGGTGGAGGGGCTTTCCAAAAAATACGGCAATGTCATGGCGCTGCGAGACGTCGGACTCGAGATCCCGGCGCGTGGGATCGTCGGGCTGATCGGGGACAACGGAGCGGGGAAGTCCACCCTGCTCAAATGTCTTTCGGGCACGATCGCCCCCGACGGAGGGCGCATCGAGATCGGCGGCAGAAGCTTTGCCGGCCTGACCCCCAGAGAGTCCCTTTCCTGCGGCATCGCCGCCGTCTATCAGGATCTGGCCCTTGTCGACGAGCTCGATGCGGCCTCCAATATCTTCCTTGGGATGGAGCCCCTTCGGCTGGGCTTCATCCTCGATCGCGGGCGCATGTATCGGGAGGCCGTTGCGGTCTTGGACTCCCTGGGCATCGCCCTGCCCTCCGTGCGCGTCGACGCCGGGCGGCTGTCGGGAGGTCAGCGTCAGGCCATCGCCATCGCTCGGGCGGTCGTCCGAGGCTCCCGTTCGGGCGGGCGGGGACTGATCCTTTTCGACGAGCCCACCGCGGCCATGGGGGTGCGCGAGAGCGCGGCAATCCTGGGCATCCTGTCCGGGCTTCGGGAGCGGGGCTACGGCCTGCTCTGCATCTCTCACAACATTCCTCAGATTTTTGATCTCGCCGACCGGATCTGCGTCATGAGGGCCGGGGAAGTCGTCTGGATGGGGGATAAAGCCGCCACCTCCGTCGAGAGAGTCCTTTCCCTGCTCTCCGGGGTGCGAGCCGATGTTTAA
- a CDS encoding ABC transporter permease has protein sequence MKKDWSGADAPDGKDVLRNLTRERLLELESAPRTRARILFDYLVCFLPVLAGCLALAEYLFVPNLKGNDSTATYAWFLAALILMSLAAFAAAFRSRRILYRLRFKAPFYAFVFVLLAGYDILTLKRGILMLPYFPWVDSILNAAWQDKAYLFDCTLNSLLLLFSGYFVGAVLGLITGVACGYNRGIDYWIAPFMKLLGAIPSATWIPVVMVVASSLFAGSVFIIALGVWYSLTIATITGIRTIDRSFYEAAKTLGARPSQLVLNVALPFALPNILQGLTQGMSSACMALIVAEMVGVESGLGWYVTWQKSWAQYGKMYAAIIVLCIVFVSVNWGLNRIRGYLLRWQEGVVR, from the coding sequence GTGAAAAAAGACTGGAGTGGCGCGGATGCGCCGGACGGCAAGGACGTCTTGCGCAATCTGACGCGTGAACGGCTGCTTGAACTGGAGAGCGCTCCAAGGACACGGGCGCGTATCCTCTTCGACTATCTCGTTTGTTTCCTTCCCGTTTTGGCCGGCTGCCTGGCCTTGGCGGAATATCTGTTTGTCCCCAACCTCAAGGGAAACGACAGCACCGCCACCTACGCCTGGTTTCTCGCGGCGCTGATCCTGATGTCGCTGGCCGCCTTCGCCGCGGCCTTCCGATCCCGCCGAATCCTGTACCGCCTGCGTTTCAAGGCGCCCTTCTACGCGTTCGTCTTCGTTCTCCTGGCGGGGTACGATATCCTGACCCTCAAACGAGGGATCCTGATGCTGCCCTATTTCCCCTGGGTGGACTCGATCCTCAACGCTGCGTGGCAGGACAAGGCCTATCTGTTCGACTGCACGCTCAACTCCCTGCTGCTGCTCTTCAGCGGCTATTTCGTCGGGGCGGTTCTGGGGCTGATCACTGGGGTGGCGTGCGGCTACAACCGCGGCATCGACTACTGGATCGCGCCGTTCATGAAATTGCTGGGGGCCATTCCCTCCGCCACGTGGATCCCCGTCGTCATGGTCGTCGCCTCCTCGCTCTTTGCGGGGAGCGTGTTCATCATCGCCCTGGGGGTTTGGTATTCCCTGACCATCGCGACCATAACGGGCATTCGTACCATCGATCGCTCCTTTTACGAGGCGGCCAAAACGCTTGGGGCGAGGCCCAGCCAGCTGGTCCTCAACGTGGCGCTGCCCTTCGCCCTTCCCAACATCCTTCAGGGGCTCACCCAGGGAATGAGCTCCGCCTGTATGGCCCTCATCGTGGCCGAGATGGTCGGGGTGGAGTCCGGGCTCGGCTGGTACGTCACGTGGCAGAAAAGCTGGGCGCAGTACGGCAAGATGTATGCCGCCATCATCGTTCTCTGCATCGTTTTTGTGTCCGTCAACTGGGGGCTGAACCGGATCAGGGGTTATCTTTTGCGTTGGCAGGAAGGGGTGGTGCGGTAA